GCCGTAATCAATGCTTTCCTCAAAATCCTCGGCAATGGGCTGGTAGGCTCCCGAATAACCCTCCCGCACGCCGTGGTACACATCGTCGTAGTTGTCGTTGACGGTGGAGATAACAGCGGTCTGCACCGCATCCCGCACGCCCTGCGCTACGATTACAAGCCGGAAATATTCTGAAATGCCGGTAAAGATAATCACCAGCGACAAGGCGATGGCAATGATGAGCGGGAAGCCTGAGCCGCTTTTCCCTTGTAGGATTTGCTTGATTTTTTCCGTCATTTCCAGTAGACCTCGCTTTTTCCCGCTGCATCTGCTCTCAGCGTAATGGGGAACGAGCCAAACCCGGCAAAAAGCCCGATGTTGGTCTTGTAGGTGACCGTCACCGTGACTTCTTCATTAAGCTGAATCCTGCCGGTCTTGGACCATGTCACGGTGGGGGTCAGTCCGGTCTTTTCCCGCAGGAATTGTTCACGGCGGCCGGTTTCGCTGCCGATCTGACCGGAGATTTCCGCCTCCCGAATGAGTTCCACGGCAAAGGTGTCAATCTGCTGTTTTTGGATATACACCGGGAACACCTTCACCGCAAGGGCGATAACCAGCATGGCACACAGCACCAGCACCGCCACATCAATGTAGCCTTCTCCGGCTTTGCTTTTCAGTATTTTCAGCACATGGTCACCCCCTGTTCAAAGGGGGCCTGCTCCTGTTCCGGCTCCCGGATGTAATCGCTTAATATGCGCCATGTACCCTTGCTGAAACTGGCCCTACGGACTTCTTGATTAAGCAGTTCCTCCGCGGTGATTTCCCTCCCATACTCAGGACTGCCAGGATGCCCCATTATGCTCTGCCCGGACAGCAGAAGCTGTGCTTTTTCCGGAGTCAGATACACACTACCACCGGGAGTCAACATGTCGAGATTGGCACAGGGATGGTGTTCAATGAATTCCCGCACAGTGTTTTTTTTGTCTGTTGCGGGACCCGGCGTATATTCCGGGTCAAGAGCATAATCCTGTTCTGCTGTACCCTTGTCCATCAGACTCCAGAGCGCATGATTGAGTTCTTCACTGAAATCCACCGATTGCTCCGATATCCACTGATCCCTTGCGACCTCCAGCGGGTTTTCAAAACACAGGAGGTATTCCATATAGTCCTCCGGGTACCCACCACCGTACAGCTCGTTATAGACAAAGCGGGCGGCAGTAATCTCATCGCTTTTTCCGATGAGAACACCTTTGGAAAGTCCGTCCAGTTCACGGAGGTAATCGTTC
Above is a window of Faecalispora anaeroviscerum DNA encoding:
- a CDS encoding DUF4320 family protein, which translates into the protein MLKILKSKAGEGYIDVAVLVLCAMLVIALAVKVFPVYIQKQQIDTFAVELIREAEISGQIGSETGRREQFLREKTGLTPTVTWSKTGRIQLNEEVTVTVTYKTNIGLFAGFGSFPITLRADAAGKSEVYWK